The DNA sequence AAGTTTCATGAGCTGAATTGGAGTTAGATTACCTGCTTtctttagctaaagtagctagaTTGTTATAGCTTCCCTGAAATTTTAATTGGAAATGGAAGTCAGATTCAGTTTACTATCCATCATACTCTTCCTATCATTATTTCCCAAAAGATAGCAATAATTCATTTGGATTATATTGTAGTCTGCAAACCCTATTGCTCAATGTTCTTGGGTTGATTGGGAAATTACAATGATTATGAAAATATTGTCTACCCAGTTCACAGTTGCATTGGTTATTCTCTTCTTTTTAGTTCTTTGGTGTGTCTTTATCTGTGTGGCAAAATGAAATTCCATTAAGCTTCATCTTTGGTCTTTCAACTTTAGatctttgatttcattttagttTGGTGATTTTATTGAATCATATAGTTCTAGTACTTCATTTATTATGAGTGAATGACAATTAATAATGTTCTTTTGGTTACTCTTAATGTGGTATATATAAGAGTAATAATTACATAATTATAGGTCTTTTATACGTAAGGTTTACGCcttacgccttacgcctcaaggcgaaCGCCTTCTTGAGGCTCACTGAAAAACGCGTCGACCTACACCTCAGCATTTTAAAACATTGGGTGCAACAGTAGATCACTTTGTATTTGAAGGCTAAGTTTCCTTGTCCAACTCTTCTATACTTGCATTTTGTTCTTCCCTCCATGTGACAAATTGTGGAATACTTGATTTAAATCAAGATTAAATTTGTGAAAACTTATTGGAATGTAGATTTTACATTTACAGGTGTATGACTTATTCCACTGAGAAAATAAAAAACGGGGATGGGGGAAAAGCTAGTTCCCTTGAAATGAGACATGATGAATATAACATTATTTTGTTAGACGAAGAGTAAATATTCTGCGTCAACGTTTAGACTATGAAGATACATAATTGCTCTTAATTCGGTCTTGCCGCACCTTATCTGTGTATCTGTTGGTCTTTTTACTAGGTAAAAACCCTTATGCAATGACTGTCTTAAGACGAGTTGAGATGAAACTAGGTGGTCGAGATATATCCAACAACAGGTAACTGCTTCTTCTGGAGATCTTATTATGTTAGATTATTAGTAATAATTGATCTGATTGTGGACCTTTGTGTATTCTCAGAGAAATTAGTATCTCCGAACAAGTGGGCTATCTATTTAAGCAAGCCACTAGTGTAGACAATCTTTGCAACATGTATGAaggttggacaccatggatTTGAACTTGCGAAGCTACTGCCTTCTATATGTATGAGGCGGATTAATTGAGAATGGGGTTGGTTACACCGGGCAAGGATTAATTGCTTCAGCAATCCCGTCTCTTTTGGCTTCATATATCCTGATCATTTAAATGAGCAATGGTGATTATGAAGCCGTCAATGTCTAATAGCTGCATATCTGGTTCATTAGACCTTGCCTTTCTGCACTGGCCAGCTGTGTCTTTGGTGGAGGATAACTTGAAATTTTTCAAGTGTTATCTCCCTCTAAATTGTGGTGTCTTGGGTAAGATTATGCATGTCACATGAGAAGTAGTCTCATGTGGAACTCGTGTTGGTTCGTATTTGGTGATTTCTAAGCAGTCTTCCCTGCTTTAATGCCCTATAAAGATGGTACAACTTCGCAGCCACCATTGTGGCAGATTGGCAGGAGAATGCCATGTGAAGCACTTTGaagaaaatttcagattttagaagcaaggTGGCCTGGTGTAACACAGTTGTCCGTCTGAGTTCAATTCTCAGTATCATGAGAAGCACTGCCACTGCCCACAAGGAGTCTGTATCACAAGTTTACTACCAATGTGATTACATGATTACTGTCTTCTTCTACTTTTTGTACTTGCATTTTCTGGCATTGCTCTTTTGTGTTCAATGGTAATACATCTTTAGCCAGGTTGTCCAGTTCTTTTGGCAATTACTGATAAGAGGATGTCTTCCTCATTTTGTAGGCAATCAGCTCACTTTTGCACAGGTTGCATTTGGTTTAGAAGATCTTACCTCAGCATACAGGAATATCAGAAGTATCAAACATCCACAATATAGGAAATTCTTGATTTCGTCAATGACATCTGCCGATCACCTCTTCCTTTCTGGTCTGAGAATTTCTTTGTTTGATAATAAGTTAAGAATGTAGCATTCTTATTAAAGAGAGGTCAATTCCTAAATAAGGTTCTCTGTGATATACCTTTTACATTACAAATGATATTTAGTCTCGGGTAATGGGTATGTCCTAGGTAAATTGGTAAATCAAATTTGTTGGTCCAAAaaaattcctagtcctattatAAAGGAATTTTTTTACTAGTCTTCGACTGGAGGGCAGTGAAGAAGTATAACTTCTTGGTAATGACTAATGGCCCAGTTTCTATCCATTCATTCTTAAAAAATGGTAATACCACTAGCTGGCTGTGGTTTCGGACTTCGACTTGGGATAAGAAACAAGAAACTTGACACATCACGTAACCGACCAATGTGGTTGCTCGTTTCTATCAAAGCCAACAGgcatttcttcttcaagcgtgcCTGTACTGTGTGCATGCTTCTTATATAAATATCGACCATACCTTACCTAGTTCCTATCTTCAAAACAATCCTAAGTTTCAGAACAATATCTCGATCACTCTCTAATTTCGGGAAGTACTTGAAGTTGAAGATTTCTCTATCTTTGATCTATACTTGTTGGAGATTTCGAGTCATGTCTGCGCTGGTGGAGATGTGGAGTAATGAGACCAAGGAGCAGAGCCAGAAGGATCAAACCCTTTCGTCGAATGCCTCGGCCTCATCAAGCACTAATGTTGGGGTTAACCAAGCGAAAGGAAGGATGAACTCGTCAACCTTGTTAGCTCCTGTTTTCGACAGAGTCGTGCGTGTCAACTCACTTTTGACACACTATTCGTCTGAAGCCTCAGTTTCCATGCTTCTAGAGTGGTTTAAGGGCTAAACGATGGGTACGTAGTTGTGTCAATTTATTTCTTCAGCTTTTTGCTTattatctttttctttgcttGACTTTCAAATCAATGACAGTGGTAAGGATTTGTAACAATGAAAGTACATGTAGTAACTTTAAGACCCCATAGGACGTCTCATTACGTGTACGTGATATTGTCGAATTATTGACTTGAGAAAACTATTCCGAACTGTGTAATTAAGCCAACACTATCAAAAAACCTAACaaacaattaagctagctaattacTAGAACTTCACTTGACAGAgacagaaaacagaaaacagaaaacagaaaacagaaaacagaaaacaacagTGTTGAGATAAGAAAAGTAAGGCAGAGGGGACCCAATAGTACATGGGAACGGGGAAAAAAATTTGCAGCCATTCTTGACTTAGCTAATGTGAACGCTCATATGTATTCACACTGAAGTTTCCGCTGATGTTCCAGTGACTCACAACTCGATTAGTTTCGTTGactcaaaccaaaaaaaaaaaactcgattAGTTTCGTTGAAGGTAACAGGAAACTGCTCTGCACATTGCCAATCAAACATCATAGAACGTCTCAGTGTGATATTGTGGAATTATTGACTTGAGAAAATCAGTCTGAACCATGTAATTAATTCAACACTATCACAGAATCTAACAAACCAATTAAGCTAGCCTATTACTGGAATTATACAAATTCACTGCTCGGAAAACTAAAGACAAAAGTGTTAAGATAAATCAACAATCGACTATAAGAAAAGTACGTAAGGCAGAGTTGGCCTCTGGTACACACTTCTGTTTAAGACAgggagggaaaaaaaagtttGCAGCCACGCTTGGCTAACTAACGTGAACGCTCATATGCATTCACACTGAAGTTTAATTTCCACTGGTGTCTGTCTCCCACTTTCGCTGAAGGTAACAGGAAACTGCTTTGCGCCTTTGCACATCGCCAAACCGAGAGgcttgtgtgtgtatatatatatatatatatatatatatatatatatatcaataccATCCTAAATTCTTTCAATTCAGCCTCCTCACTCATCCTCCTGCAATCAAACACCATGGATCTGCGCTGGTCCCTTCTTGGCCTGgtggcctttgcttcatttgtGAAAATTACTAGGTCCAAGGATCAACCGGCATCACCAAACAACAAGAACAACATGGATATGAGCAAACCTCAATTCGGAGCctcttcctcatcttcttcttccaaccaTTCATGCACATATGATGTTTTTCTGAGCTTCAGAGGTGAGGATACGCGCAAAACTTTCACAGGCCATTTGTACAGCAATTTGGATAACAAGGGAATTGACACTTTCATAGATGATGGGCTTACGAAAGGAGAAGATATATCACAAGAGCTTCTCGAAGTAATTGAGAGATCAAAGATTTCCGTAGTTGTATTTTCTGCCAACTATGCATCTTCAaagtggtgcttggatgaacttgtCAAGATCATTCAATGCAAAGAATCCAAGCACCAAATCGTTTACCCAATTTTCTACAAGCTTGGTAGATCCGTTGAAGATACGATACCAGAATGGCCACGTTGGTGAGGCAATTGCTCGCCTCAGCAAACACAAGGATAACTTAGAGAAGGTGGAGAATTGGAAGGCAGCTCTTAGAAAAGCAGCAACTTTGTCTGGGTGGCACATCTCGGATGGAGGGTACGTATTGCTCTATCTCAAGCATCTCAACTTTATAATGCAGATTGTAACATTCAACCATCAACAGATAGTTACcttaaggaaaatgatttgtggactcaatgaggcctaagatttgtggactcaatgaggcctaagatttgtggcctcaatcttaggtgtcatgccatgtcatctacacaaatcacctatttgtcaaatcatgctacgtaatttttgagaaaaagaccatcttatccttccaaaatctaatgactctaaattattttggttttctacctcaaaaattattttggctttcttctaaaaaaatggctttctttcatttctttttcattacactcatggtTAGatttaaataataatttttttttcttcaatcaagagtagaaaaaatttcatgaaatttagtcaatagatttgcacgtacATTTGATTAACAGATttgtataacacatgtatatgaattcaacctttgttgggttcctgcaaattttaaaaatataatgtgaaaaatacatattcatataattgtatttatttttttgttcatttttttctctttatgtagctagggtttaaaagttagatatgaatttattattttttgtttgtctttcccttatatttagattgtagatgttaattaatgattgctaacgtgtaattttttcttacctcttaatttagacataagtatttcccaaattcaatttactaatgctatatttttgttgatgaaattaatcaatatttagaaagaaaagttaacgtctatttcttgacacataattcaatatattaatgccatttgggaagaaaaattaaaggaaaaaatttaattaaatgaagaacaaTATTGATCAAATAATCTGTAAACATATcccttaaattaatatataattaatagctgatattttttttcacctaattaaattcattaatgtaattgattcacctcctaacatctaaaaggaaatgtaaaagggtaaagttggtgttgaaatagtatgatgtggcaagatatattatatggaattgaaaataagtttttatttacttacatggcatgacacctaggatttgaggctacaaatcttaggcctcattgaggccctatatcattgcccttaacttaattaacaaattacataatGTTTAATCTTACCCATGCATCAATAGTTTCACTAACTAATGGACTAGAATTAGAGTATAATCTTGAATATGATTTAGTCCATCATTGATCCGTCCCCAAAAAAACTGAACATGTTGGAAAGTTTAAACTAATTATTTCATATGCATGCTTTTATATTTGCAGGCATGAAGCGAATGTCATTAATGAAATTGTTAAAGAGATATCAACCAAAATAATGAAATGCAACCCTTTAAATGTGGCAAAATATCCTGTTGGAATAGAATCTTGTGTAGAAGACATACGTAAGCAGTACTTACATGTAGGGAAAGACAATCGTCACATGGTAGGGATATGGGGAATTGGTGGAATAGGAAAGTCAACACTTGCAAAAGCTGTTTATAATTCAATTGGCCATGAGTTTGAACATAGCTGTTTCTTGACTATTGGTAAAGAAGCGTCATTTTCAGATGGAGGTCTTGTCCCGTTACAAAACGAATTTCTTTCTAAGATTATAGAGAGGAATCCACCTCAGGTGTCCAATGCTGATAAAGGAATCCGTGTGCTGGAGCAAAAACTACGCCAGAAAAGGGTTCTCTTAGTTCTTGATAATGTGAACCACTTGGATCAGTTAAAAGCACTTGCTGGAGAGTGTGATTGGTTTGGTCCAAGTAGTAAAATTatcataacaacaagagataaaAATTTGCTACATGCTCATGGAGTCAATACCAATTCAATATATGAAGTCAATGAATTAAATCATCAAGATGCTTCAAAGCTCTTCAATTTAAATGCCTTCAAAAAAGATACATGTCCGGATGACTTTTTTGAACTTGCAACTGAGGTAATACTTTATGCTAAAGGGATTCCATTAGTTTTGGAAGTTTTGGGGTCAGATCTATGTAGTAAGGATAAGGATGAATGGAGAGATGCATTAGAGTATTATAGGAGCTATCCTAACCAAGATGTTCAAAAAACTCTCCAAAGAAGTTACAATGGATTGCATGATAAGATACAAGAAGTTTTTCTTcatattgcatgtttctttaaaGGTTACGAAAAAAGCTATGTGATTGATGTACTGGAAAGCTGTTAGTTGAATGCCAGGAATGCTCTCAAAGTCCTCATAGAAAAGGCCTTAATAAAAATTGAGAAAGGCAATGAGATTTGGATGCATGATCTTATAGAGGACATGGGAAAAGAAATTGTTCGGCAAGAGTCTCCCGATGAGATAGGAAAACGTAGTAGACTGTGGCTTTACGAGAATGTTCGCGAGGTCCTTGAGGAAAACACAGTAAGTGATATTTAAAATTATTTAGCTTTATGATATTTAATACATCCTTGCTTATAAAACCTTGAAGAATATAAAACcttgaagaattttagaattTAATGCAAATATTTATTACGAGAAGAAATTACTTAATTTGACGCAATTGTTGTTTATTAGGGAACGGATAAAATTAAAGCCATTATGTTGAGAAGCGAGAGTTGGAATTCACATAAGATACAGTTAAACGGCGGAAGCTTCACAAACTTGAAAAATCTTCAAATTTTTCGAGTCGATGGTTGGGAACTTGATGGAAAGAGCGTGGATTATCTCTCCAACCAGTTGAGGGT is a window from the Rosa chinensis cultivar Old Blush chromosome 2, RchiOBHm-V2, whole genome shotgun sequence genome containing:
- the LOC112190664 gene encoding disease resistance protein RPV1-like, translated to MHLQSGAWMNLSRSFNAKNPSTKSFTQFSTSLVDPLKIRYQNGHVGEAIARLSKHKDNLEKVENWKAALRKAATLSGWHISDGGHEANVINEIVKEISTKIMKCNPLNVAKYPVGIESCVEDIRKQYLHVGKDNRHMVGIWGIGGIGKSTLAKAVYNSIGHEFEHSCFLTIGKEASFSDGGLVPLQNEFLSKIIERNPPQVSNADKGIRVLEQKLRQKRVLLVLDNVNHLDQLKALAGECDWFGPSSKIIITTRDKNLLHAHGVNTNSIYEVNELNHQDASKLFNLNAFKKDTCPDDFFELATEVILYAKGIPLVLEVLGSDLCSKDKDEWRDALEYYRSYPNQDVQKTLQRSYNGLHDKIQEVFLHIACFFKGYEKSYVIDVLESC